The nucleotide sequence TATCCCGCCGATTTGCTCGCGGCGGACCGGATTATCGCCTTGAGCCGCCACGAACATGAGCCGATGCTGAAGGCGTATTTCCCTACTTATGAGCCACGTGTCGAGTATTGGGAAGTCGGCGATATCGCCATCGAAGCACCTGCCGAGGCCATCGCAAAGATGATCGAGCTGACCGATCGGCTGCTCGATGAACTTCAGTAGTGGGCATATCGGCTCAGTGCAGGCTTAAAAAATTGACGAGTATTTTATTATTGATACATTAAAAATATTATGATATATTAAACGTGTACCTATAATGCCCGAATATTGGCGGCATTTCAGAGGTTACTCGTTGATTTCTCCTAATTTCCGGGGGCGCACGATGATCGGCAGTGTACTTTATTCCGGTTTTAGCAGTATCCAAGCAGGCATGAAACTGATGGATAGCAGCGCCCGTGCCATCGCCCAGCAAGCGGTGACCGCATCCGATGGGGAGGGTCAGGCGGCCGGCAAGCAGTCGCCGGGGGCTTCTCAACTCATCTCGCCTACCGGGGATGTGACTCGCGCCTTGCTCGAACAACGGCAAGCTTTGTATCAGGTGCAGGCGGGCGCCAAGCTCATCCAGACCAGCGATGACGCCTTGGGCAGCTTGCTCGATGCACTCGCCTGAGCGGCGGGCCTCGGGTCACTTTAGATCCGGGATTTTAAAAGCGGAGAAATTTGGTCGGGGTGACAGGATTTGAACCTGCGACTTCTGCCTCCCGAAGGCATCTAGTGAGCATCATCCATAATTAAATCAATCTGTTGCGCGCTCTTGCGCCAGATCGACCCGACAGGAAACGACACGCCGTAACAGCCCTTAACCGGCGGTTGTCAGAATCGCGTCATACCGATTTGCGCCGCAACGCCGCGCGCCTGTAACCCATGCGCCGCCTCGCGGGGTCAAGATCGGCGCTTGTTGTCCCATGCATTCAGCGCCGCCGTCCTTTTCGCGCAGCCGCAATCCCAGCCAGTAAGCCGCTCGATGCCTTTCACGGTTTGATGGATGCCGACGGTTTTAAACGCCTTCTCGATCCGGTCACCGAGCAATTGACGGCCCGCTGTCCGGGCTTGATCGCGGTTCATCAGTGATAGCTGAACTCCAGCGTCCACGTGAGCGCGGCGTCGTGCGGGCCGTCCCGACACGTCCAAGCCAGCGCGGCGGTGACGGTGATAGCGGTCTGGTGGGCGCCATCGTCGATATCTCCCAACGCCAGCGTTCCCGCCAGCACCGAGCCGACCAGAGCCAGTCCGCCCGGATCGTCGCCGACGTAATCGACGCTCCAAACGGTTTCGATGCCGCCGCTTTCGGTTTCGGCGTTCAAGTGGCTTCCGACGATGGGAAAAACATAGACCAACCGGCCGGGAGACCATACCATCTGCCCGGCTCCGGCCACCGGAGCCGGGCAGCAATCGGCCCCGCCGCCCGGAGCCGCCAGCAAGGTCAGCAGGATCGGCCCCAGGGATTGGTCGCCGCAGTCAGCCGACACCGAGAGCTGGCCCGGCCCGCCGCCGATGGTGGGATACACCAGCAGATCCGCCCCGACCCCCACCGCTTCCGGCGCGCCGCCGGTCCCCGCCGCCGGGGTCCACTCCGTGGACCAGTTCACGTCGCCGCAGGTCTCGCCGAGAACGCGCGCGAGGGCAAGGAGCGGCCCGATAGGCTCGTTTGGCAGCAAGTACGCCGCTTCGCTGATTTCTGTGAAATCCGCGCTCGCATCGGAAAACCACGCCAGACCGGCCGGTGCGGGCCTGCAAGGCCGGGCCGGTTCGACGGCCGGCTGGAGCGTGAGCTTCAGACCGGCGTCTTGGCCGGGAACCGTCAAAACGGGGGTCGTATCGCCGTAGCGCCTCACAGCGTGATCTCCATCGACACAGGCGAAAATCCGTTCGCTTCGACGGTGACCGGATAAGTGCCGCGCGAAATTTTTAAGCGGACGGTTCCAGTCCGGTCGGTCTTCCCCTTTTGGCTGCCGAGGGTCACGACGGCATCGCGTATCGGGGCATCGTTCGGGTCGGCGATTACCAGGGTCGCGACGCCATCGGCGTAAGTGACCCTCAGGCCGCTCGACGGTTGCTCGAACAGTCCGCCGACGCCGGTGACCGTGACGGCCGGAAGCGGTCCGACGGAACACTCGGCGGTCAGGCGCTGCACTTGCGCTTTAAAATCCCATTCCGCATCGAGCGAGCGCATTTTTCCCACCGCCGGCAACAGCGGATGCCAGATCGCGAACCAACCGCCCGGCGGCACGCGCGGCTCCAGATCGGCCGTCATGGAGAGCGTCCAACGCGGTCTGGCGTAAGCTTCAAGCCAGGCGGTCGCGCGCTCCACGGCCGATGCGGCGTCGGTCAGCCATTTGGCCGCGAGCGTGGTTTCCCGTCGGCCATAGAGCGCGGCGCTGTCGGCTTGCAGGGTGGCCGATCGCCTGGCGCTGTTTTTGGACCAATCCCAGTCGTATTCGATTTTGAGCGCGGTATATAAGGTGTCGTGGCGGCAGTCCGCTCTGACATCGCCGATCTGATAGTCCTCGAAGCGCGCGTGCAGGGGTCCGGCAATCGCACCCCCCTCATCTGGCGGCCAGCGCCGGGCGATGCCGGGCATGGCCAGCGACCACAACATCCCGACCGATTCGGCGATTTCGGCGATCTGAGCGCGGATCGTCAGTCCGGACGAGAGCATCCCGGCGATGCGCAGCCCGGCGCAATCGGTTCTAAAGTCCGCGAGGTCCCCTCCTCCAGCGCGTAGCCCGCCATTTTGAGAATATCGAGCAGCACGTCCGCCGGATTCTCGATCAGCGCGCCGGTGTCGGGATGGATTTTCCCGCGCGCGGCGACGGTCAGGACCGCGTTGGCCGGAAGCGGCGCGGCCAGCTCTAACAAGGCGACCGAGTGGCCGGTGGCGTCGGTGGTATTGTGGAAGGTGAACGGTTGCGCGGGCTTGCCGTCGAGGTAAACCGCATCGACGCCGCCGATGGGATGATCGGCGATCAACCAAAATTTTCGGCTCTGATCCGCCTGAATCACGGGCGCCGTACAGCGTCCGTAAACCACGTTTAACGGTTCAGGTTTGGCGAATTTCGGCCAAACGGCGGTCGATCGCAGCGGGACGGCATCCGAGAGGGGTAGCGGCACGATCAGGCTTCCAACGACAAGGCGGCCGAATCGCCGAGCGATACGCCCGCGAGCGATCCCCGAAACCATTCTTCACGGTCTGGCCCGTACAGCGCGCATTCGGCGCGCAGCGGCGGAACGGCAAACAAGCGGGTCGCTTGGCCGTCGACGTTATCGAGCTCGACGGCGGCGTTTCCGGTTTCCGAACCGTCCGCCGGCCGGCGGATCGCGCCGATCCCCGAGATGAGCGGATAGCTCAATCCGGGCGCGCTGTCGCCGAGCGACAGCAGCCGCAGCGGCGGATTGGTGTATATAAGGAGTGATGGGCCTTTAATCATTGCGGCACCGCCGCCAGCGGAATCCGCACGCTCAGCAAACGGCGGTCGCACTGAAAATCATCGGCGTCGCTGAGGTCGATTTCGTCCGCGCCGACCCGCGTCAGCCGCGCCTCGTCGGGCGCTTCGAAGTTGGGAACGAATATGAAGGGCTCATCGTGCTGGCTTTTCAAATATTCCAGCAGCGCCAGCAAATCCGTCCAGTCCTGACTGTTGAGCCAGTTGTCGCCCTCGACGCTCCAGGCAATCTCGCCGCCAGCGCCGCGCCCGATCATCCGCGCCGTTTGCGGGCCGCGTTGCATAAACCAGCTTTCGCGCAGCGTGACGCTGGCCAGCGGCCAAACCGGTGACCACGGCACGCCGCACCAGAGCCAGCGGAGGCTGCCCTCCGGTGCGGCGGCCACACTCAGCCGCACCCGGCGGCAATCGGCCACCGCCGCTTGGCCTTCCAACACCAGCACGACCAGGCCGCGCCGGTAGGTCGCTGACCGCATCCACAGCACCGCCCCGACATCGCTCAACCCGGAAACGGTAAAGGCCGCGCCCGGCGGGCAATCGTGCCAGATCGCCACCGCCGCGATGGCCGTGTCCGCCGCAAAGTCGGCCGTCCAGTCCGCGCCCTCGCCCGTCCAGCGCCACGCTCCGCGATCCGGCGACCGGGCGAGTTTGGGGCGTGGGGCTGCTTCACATCGAACGCCCAAGCGTCGCCCGCCGCGAACGCGGGCGCGGGGCCGGGCTTGAAGGTGAGGCTCAACCCGTCCGCCAGGGGATGGGATCGTCGGTGATGGCCAGATCGCCGCTCCACGCACCGTTGTCGCGCCGCCATCGGAACGTTCCGCCGGCCACCGCGAACTGAAATTGATCGCCGAGCGCGAAGGAAATCCCCCCTTGCCGGACGCGAAATTTCAGGCCGTCATGGTCGTAAAGCGGCTCCGAGCCGATGGGCGCGGCGTAGGTCGGCCAGTTCGCGCCCGCCGACCCGCGCACCGTCCAGGTCAAGGTGTCGTCGCCGTCCTGGCCGCCGGCCAGCTCGAGCGGGGCGGCGGCGATAATCGGGATTTTGATCGTGTCGCCCGCCTGATAGGTCTTGGGTGGGGCGGCGTCGTTTTCGATAGTGAAGCTGAACTTGTCGCCGGGCAACAGCCGTTCGGGGCAGGCGCAGCGGATGATGAACCCAAATTCCTGGGTCGAAACGATCCGCGTTTCGCCCCGCTCGTCCAAAACCTCCACGCACGACTGATACGGCGCGTTGGTGCAGGCGGGCAGGTACTCCCGCCCGTTGACCCGCCACTCAAACTCGCCTTCGCACGGCTGCCAGCACTCGCTTCCCTGTTTTGTGCCAGCGTCAGTTTTTGGGATGAGACCCGCCAGGGCACGCACGTAGTCCATCGCGGCCTGGTAGCGGCGGACGAACTGGTTGACGGACGAGCGGATCGCGCCGATGTCGGTGTTGACGACCAAATCGCCGTCCTCGATCGGGCCGAAGTCTTGGATGGTGATCGATGATTCCAAAAACCCCCCTGACACGGCGTCTTTCCAAGCCAGACTGACCGTGGAGCCGTCCACCGGCCAAGCCGGATACTGGTGCAGCGTGGCCGCGCCGACCGTGGTGGTAGTGTTCGGGTTGATCTGCGCGGACTGGACGACGCGGTATTTGTGGCCGGTCCACAGGTGCGGCGGGGGCACGAAGACCGACCCGGCGGCATATTCGGTCCCAAGCATCGCGGTGGCGAGTCCCCCCGCCGCGGCGAGCGCGGCGAGCGCGGCGAGGTCCGTTTGCATCTGGGGCCAGCCGTGCGGTCCATTCCGTCCTGGCGGCTTCGACCGCGTAGGCGTCCTGAATCGCTCCGCTGAAGGCGGAGGTAATCTGATCGCACAGCTCCATGTCGTAAAACGAGGCGCGGACGCTGCCCGATCCGGCCGGCAAGGCGGTGTTGGCGCGCATGAAGCCGTCGCGCCAGGCATAGAGCGCTTCCAGCGCTTGTTGCAGGTGTGGGTCCAGGGCCATGCTGGCTCCTTCCTCGACGTCGACGCCGAGGCATTTAGGGTTGAGTCTGCCGTCGATTCGCGCCCCGTCGCAGG is from Candidatus Competibacteraceae bacterium and encodes:
- a CDS encoding carboxypeptidase regulatory-like domain-containing protein is translated as MLSSGLTIRAQIAEIAESVGMLWSLAMPGIARRWPPDEGGAIAGPLHARFEDYQIGDVRADCRHDTLYTALKIEYDWDWSKNSARRSATLQADSAALYGRRETTLAAKWLTDAASAVERATAWLEAYARPRWTLSMTADLEPRVPPGGWFAIWHPLLPAVGKMRSLDAEWDFKAQVQRLTAECSVGPLPAVTVTGVGGLFEQPSSGLRVTYADGVATLVIADPNDAPIRDAVVTLGSQKGKTDRTGTVRLKISRGTYPVTVEANGFSPVSMEITL